A window of Pirellula sp. SH-Sr6A contains these coding sequences:
- a CDS encoding anti-sigma factor family protein has protein sequence MDNQPMDDFDESWLSAYLDHELSPDQRHRVETMLETRADLRLTLDRLVRVRAAIAACKIELPSDARIVRSGPWDAPKLQASPTIESASSSSTSSQGKWFLHAPSWLLTVAASLLVIGSLSILYWFPMGNGGNGMIATRMDTRSQAPAPEMQEKADIAAKEFRSKEIAADPTNAPTGFAPKIPSDSDGPPPPSPMRSEAASSTMSLDFSVETLRETRPDVLSRNDSFFSYFLGAKESVAILGVEATETTDLPTLAKRRDVWEFQWTSVDRAKDIERSTPSIADRAIVLFQPTTGTASSQANAFQESNLAEWSESSPKASRGLEDGNDKMIDRSVALSRGMPSSVAAGSDGDKGREPGILELRIPVAYWGEATQSLREKGFEIPETLQPGDYQFEPEVNPGNPAKPWTVRRLGGEPAVAKDQTPAYYTLTVILHKPEAKSGSSE, from the coding sequence ATGGATAATCAGCCCATGGATGACTTCGACGAATCTTGGCTCTCAGCCTATTTGGATCACGAACTGAGCCCCGACCAGCGGCATCGCGTGGAGACCATGCTAGAGACGCGGGCCGACCTTCGACTGACGCTCGACCGTTTGGTCCGCGTTCGCGCCGCCATCGCGGCTTGCAAGATCGAGTTGCCCAGCGACGCGCGTATCGTCCGCTCGGGACCTTGGGATGCACCGAAGCTGCAAGCTTCTCCGACAATCGAATCCGCCTCGAGTTCTTCCACCTCCTCCCAAGGGAAATGGTTCCTGCATGCCCCCTCTTGGTTGCTTACTGTTGCCGCGTCCCTGTTGGTGATCGGTTCGCTATCGATTCTTTATTGGTTCCCCATGGGCAATGGGGGAAATGGAATGATTGCGACGCGAATGGATACCAGATCGCAGGCCCCAGCTCCAGAAATGCAAGAGAAGGCGGACATAGCAGCAAAGGAGTTTCGCTCCAAAGAAATTGCCGCGGATCCAACGAACGCGCCAACCGGATTCGCTCCGAAGATACCATCCGATTCGGATGGTCCGCCTCCGCCCTCGCCGATGCGATCGGAAGCTGCGTCCTCGACGATGTCCTTGGATTTTTCCGTGGAAACGTTGCGAGAAACTCGCCCCGACGTGCTATCGCGGAACGACTCATTCTTTTCTTATTTCTTGGGGGCCAAGGAGAGCGTGGCAATTCTCGGCGTGGAAGCTACCGAGACTACCGACTTGCCGACTCTCGCCAAACGACGCGACGTGTGGGAATTTCAATGGACATCCGTAGATCGCGCGAAGGATATTGAACGCTCCACCCCGTCGATTGCAGATCGAGCCATCGTTTTGTTCCAGCCCACGACCGGCACTGCTTCTTCCCAAGCAAACGCTTTTCAGGAAAGCAACCTAGCTGAGTGGAGCGAGTCCTCGCCGAAAGCGAGCCGTGGACTGGAAGATGGAAACGACAAGATGATCGACAGAAGCGTTGCACTGAGTCGGGGCATGCCATCATCCGTAGCGGCGGGAAGCGACGGAGACAAGGGACGCGAGCCGGGTATTCTCGAGCTGCGCATACCGGTGGCATATTGGGGTGAGGCTACTCAGTCGCTTCGAGAAAAAGGATTCGAGATTCCGGAGACGCTTCAGCCTGGTGATTATCAGTTCGAACCCGAGGTGAACCCAGGGAATCCTGCCAAGCCGTGGACGGTTCGTCGGCTGGGAGGAGAGCCGGCGGTGGCCAAGGATCAAACGCCAGCATATTACACGTTGACCGTGATTCTCCACAAACCCGAAGCGAAGTCGGGTAGTAGCGAATAA
- a CDS encoding calmodulin-binding protein, with product MIRKALMVAALGAVAGLSISESAQAQQPQAYGRSWGGAAGARDYQRFNHYPYVYYPQNFWGNEYYRSSDSLYHRYPAEMQIPVYNRKWANYYPTQQRYHWGHHFILDVF from the coding sequence ATGATCCGCAAGGCCTTGATGGTCGCAGCGTTGGGTGCCGTAGCTGGCCTCAGCATTTCCGAGAGCGCTCAAGCACAGCAACCGCAAGCTTACGGGCGTTCCTGGGGTGGAGCCGCTGGTGCACGTGACTACCAGCGTTTCAACCACTATCCGTACGTGTACTATCCTCAAAACTTCTGGGGTAACGAGTACTATCGCAGCAGCGACAGCCTCTATCACCGCTATCCCGCTGAGATGCAGATCCCGGTGTACAACCGCAAATGGGCTAACTACTACCCCACGCAGCAACGATACCACTGGGGCCATCACTTCATTCTCGACGTGTTCTAA
- a CDS encoding SDR family NAD(P)-dependent oxidoreductase, giving the protein MSDVFDLFRLDGRTALITGGSQGLGLHLAKGLAQAGAQIVIVSRRLEMCQSAAREIEAATGRRTWAFSADVTQAEQVHELFTSVQRDVGNVDILLNSAGLNKRGSIETLSVEVWDEVVDANLKGPFLMAKAFGPEMARRGWGRIVHFGSILSTIGIAGRTPYASSKAGLLGLTRVLALEWAPQGVTVNALCPGPFATEMNRPLLNDPVQYANFVSKIPMGRWGELNELTGGVLFLCSNASSFMTGSTLTIDGGWTCQ; this is encoded by the coding sequence ATGTCGGATGTTTTCGATCTCTTTCGACTGGATGGTCGAACGGCGCTGATAACCGGTGGATCGCAAGGTCTTGGGCTCCATCTCGCGAAAGGGCTGGCCCAAGCTGGGGCGCAGATCGTTATCGTGAGCCGACGCTTGGAGATGTGCCAATCCGCCGCCCGAGAGATTGAAGCAGCAACTGGCCGGAGAACCTGGGCATTTTCTGCCGATGTGACCCAAGCCGAACAAGTTCATGAGTTGTTCACTTCGGTGCAACGCGATGTCGGAAATGTCGACATCCTTCTCAACAGCGCCGGGCTCAACAAACGTGGATCGATCGAAACTCTTTCGGTCGAGGTTTGGGATGAGGTCGTCGATGCGAACTTGAAAGGCCCCTTCTTAATGGCGAAAGCCTTCGGGCCCGAGATGGCGCGTAGGGGTTGGGGGCGGATCGTCCATTTTGGATCGATCCTGTCCACGATCGGAATCGCAGGTAGGACACCGTACGCTTCTTCCAAAGCGGGCTTGCTGGGGCTGACGCGTGTGCTGGCTCTCGAATGGGCCCCCCAAGGAGTTACCGTCAATGCCTTGTGTCCAGGGCCGTTTGCGACGGAGATGAATCGCCCATTGCTAAATGATCCTGTCCAGTACGCGAACTTCGTGTCGAAGATACCGATGGGTCGCTGGGGAGAACTGAACGAGTTGACCGGTGGCGTTCTGTTCCTTTGCTCCAATGCGAGCTCATTCATGACAGGGTCCACCCTGACCATCGACGGTGGGTGGACCTGTCAGTAA
- a CDS encoding calcineurin-like phosphoesterase C-terminal domain-containing protein: MQQRYFRTFLLLVCFPAISPPTAWAHPPAFHKVSTQGSAANAPQNVCRGFVFQDTNGNRKRDPDEKGMEGARVSNGKEIVLTNEEGRYEIGISEDSIVFIIKPRGWMTPVNALKLPEFYYIHKPNGSPDSRFPGVAPTGPLPESVDFPLTQQEEPDQFKALMFGDTQPRNVQEVEYMAHDIIEQIVEEDAHDASFGVTLGDIVFDDLSVFKPHNQAIAMIGIPWYNVIGNHDINLDAPNDKLSDETFESHFGPSYYSFDYGPVHFLALDDVEWIGASERQRGHYQGGLGKEQMEFIKNDLALIPKDQLVVLLMHIPLVNVEDRQELYRLIEERPFALSLSAHTHFVKHHFIDKEDGWQGKEPHHHIVNVTVCGSWWRGATDELGIPHATMSDGGANGYSILSFDGSQYKLEYRAARRPASHQMSIYLPQEIHSWQSLTTALVVNVFNGTKKSKAEMRLLPDGEWKELERVDGVDPFLADIKALEAGSTPPNGTPLPQPSVTDHLWRGLLPAMLPVGTHMFEVRTTDMHGQVYVDRESIRVVAPPQPAPPARPRATPPTAVR, from the coding sequence ATGCAGCAACGATATTTCCGAACGTTCCTTCTCTTGGTTTGTTTTCCTGCTATTTCCCCCCCAACGGCTTGGGCACATCCCCCCGCGTTCCATAAAGTTTCGACTCAGGGCTCCGCAGCGAATGCGCCGCAGAACGTATGCCGAGGTTTCGTCTTCCAAGATACAAACGGAAACCGAAAGCGAGATCCCGATGAAAAAGGAATGGAGGGAGCACGCGTATCGAATGGGAAAGAAATCGTCCTCACCAACGAAGAAGGCCGGTACGAGATCGGGATCAGCGAGGATTCGATCGTATTTATTATCAAGCCGCGAGGCTGGATGACCCCCGTCAATGCGTTGAAGCTCCCCGAGTTCTATTACATTCACAAACCAAACGGTTCGCCGGACTCCCGATTCCCAGGAGTCGCACCGACGGGGCCGCTGCCAGAGTCTGTCGACTTTCCCCTGACTCAGCAGGAGGAACCCGATCAATTCAAAGCGTTGATGTTCGGGGACACACAACCTCGCAACGTTCAAGAAGTCGAATACATGGCCCACGATATCATCGAACAAATCGTGGAAGAAGATGCGCACGACGCTTCGTTTGGTGTTACGCTTGGCGATATCGTCTTCGATGACTTGAGCGTCTTCAAACCGCACAATCAAGCGATCGCGATGATTGGAATCCCGTGGTACAACGTCATCGGGAATCACGACATCAATCTTGATGCACCGAACGATAAACTCTCCGATGAGACTTTCGAGAGCCACTTCGGTCCCAGTTACTATTCATTCGACTACGGGCCCGTTCACTTTTTGGCCCTCGACGATGTGGAATGGATCGGCGCTTCCGAGCGTCAGCGCGGGCATTACCAAGGTGGACTTGGGAAAGAGCAAATGGAGTTCATTAAGAATGACTTGGCTCTGATCCCGAAAGATCAACTCGTTGTTCTCCTGATGCACATTCCATTGGTCAACGTGGAAGATCGACAGGAACTTTACAGACTGATCGAAGAGCGTCCCTTCGCACTTTCCCTCTCCGCCCACACGCACTTCGTCAAGCATCATTTCATTGACAAAGAAGACGGCTGGCAAGGCAAGGAACCGCACCATCACATAGTGAACGTCACCGTGTGCGGTAGTTGGTGGCGAGGTGCTACCGATGAGCTTGGGATTCCGCATGCTACCATGAGCGATGGAGGCGCAAACGGCTATTCCATCCTGAGCTTCGATGGCTCCCAATACAAACTGGAATACCGAGCCGCGCGTCGCCCTGCGAGCCATCAGATGAGCATCTATCTCCCCCAAGAAATCCACTCTTGGCAGTCCCTTACGACGGCTCTGGTGGTCAATGTCTTCAACGGAACGAAGAAGTCCAAAGCGGAGATGCGACTACTGCCCGATGGAGAATGGAAGGAGTTGGAACGGGTGGACGGAGTCGATCCCTTCCTCGCCGATATCAAAGCTCTCGAAGCGGGTTCTACTCCACCCAATGGTACACCGCTCCCACAGCCCTCCGTCACCGATCACCTTTGGCGTGGACTTCTCCCGGCGATGCTCCCCGTGGGGACTCATATGTTCGAAGTCCGCACAACGGATATGCACGGGCAAGTCTATGTCGATCGAGAATCGATTCGGGTAGTCGCTCCACCGCAGCCTGCCCCGCCAGCGCGACCGAGAGCGACTCCACCTACTGCCGTTCGCTAA
- a CDS encoding cation:proton antiporter codes for MHLAVQFFAQIAVILLFCRLVGVAAKWVGQPQVVAEMIAGVLLGPSLFGLFWPEWQSWLFPWDVAQQTRDTQSYLFPASQLGLALYMFIVGLEFRVDILRSHFKSSVAVSLAGMIAPFVLGAGLAYYFIYNSSLFPEKTTPFEAMLFLGASMCITAFPMLARIIHFKKLAGTTMGTVAIGAGAIDDAMAWCLLALVLASFDQDPSKVVMSFGGGIGYVVFVFALVRPIMKRIEGWFLRDGVLTEGGLVIGLALMSLGAWCTDLIGLHAVFGAFLMGAAMPRKFMSEQLIDRIQPLAVALLLPLFFTYSGLNTKIGLLNNPSLWGYCLLVLFAAIAGKGIACWLAALATGLPNREAMGIGTLMNSRGLMELIIINIGLQRGVISEELFAILVIMAIITTLMASPLFEWLVGKRPAVPQ; via the coding sequence GTGCATTTGGCGGTGCAGTTTTTTGCGCAGATTGCTGTCATCCTTCTGTTTTGTCGGCTAGTGGGAGTTGCAGCGAAGTGGGTTGGGCAACCGCAAGTTGTCGCCGAGATGATTGCCGGGGTATTGCTTGGTCCGTCTTTGTTCGGACTGTTTTGGCCCGAGTGGCAGTCCTGGCTCTTTCCTTGGGATGTAGCGCAACAGACTCGCGACACCCAAAGCTATTTGTTTCCTGCATCGCAGCTGGGACTCGCTTTGTACATGTTCATTGTGGGGCTTGAGTTTCGCGTCGATATTCTGCGAAGCCATTTCAAGAGTTCGGTGGCAGTTTCCTTGGCTGGAATGATAGCGCCGTTCGTACTCGGCGCGGGACTAGCTTATTACTTCATCTACAACAGTTCCCTGTTTCCTGAGAAAACAACTCCCTTTGAAGCGATGCTATTTTTGGGTGCATCGATGTGCATTACCGCTTTCCCCATGTTGGCCCGAATTATTCACTTCAAAAAGTTGGCGGGAACAACGATGGGGACAGTCGCGATCGGCGCCGGTGCGATCGATGATGCGATGGCTTGGTGTCTGCTCGCATTGGTGCTCGCTAGTTTTGACCAGGATCCCTCGAAAGTCGTAATGAGTTTTGGTGGGGGGATCGGCTATGTCGTGTTTGTATTTGCCCTGGTTCGACCCATTATGAAGAGGATCGAGGGTTGGTTTTTGCGAGACGGGGTGTTGACCGAGGGTGGGCTCGTCATTGGTTTGGCGTTGATGTCATTGGGCGCATGGTGCACCGACTTGATCGGGCTTCATGCCGTCTTTGGTGCCTTCCTCATGGGGGCTGCGATGCCTCGCAAATTCATGTCCGAGCAACTCATTGACCGCATCCAACCCTTGGCGGTCGCTTTGCTGCTTCCTCTCTTCTTCACTTACTCTGGATTGAACACCAAAATCGGATTGTTGAACAATCCGTCTCTTTGGGGATATTGCCTGCTGGTTTTGTTTGCTGCGATCGCAGGAAAGGGAATCGCTTGCTGGTTGGCTGCCCTAGCAACAGGTCTGCCCAACCGAGAGGCGATGGGGATCGGTACGCTCATGAACTCGCGTGGGTTGATGGAGCTAATCATCATCAACATCGGATTGCAGCGAGGAGTCATCTCAGAAGAGCTCTTCGCGATTCTTGTGATCATGGCGATCATCACGACCCTTATGGCCTCGCCATTGTTTGAATGGTTGGTGGGCAAACGGCCTGCAGTCCCGCAATAA